The Anaerolineales bacterium region GGCACAGTGTTAATCCTCGGCGGCTTGCTGTTCTTCCTCGCTGGCGCGGACATGAAACAGATCGTCTTCCTGTTGGCGCTGGCGCTCGTGATCGGATGGCTGGTGGTGCAATTCAGCGCGACGGGGCGCGACCGCGTCGATTCGTTTGTCGCCGGTTTTCAAGACCCCATCAACGCGTCGTATCACGTCCGCCGTTCGTTCGAAGCGATCATCAAAGGCGGCATCTTCGGCGTGGGGCTGGGTCAGGCGGATACGAAGTTGACCGGTCTGCCTTTCGCGCCAACCGATAGCATTTTTGCCGTAGTCGCTGAAGAACTTGGTTTGTTCGGCTCGGTTATGTTGATAGCTTTGTACGGCGCGTTGATCTGGCGCGGACTGGTTGTTGCCCGGCGCGCGCCGGATATGCTCGGCACATTGCTTGCCTCAGGCATCATATTTTGGATCGGGATCGAAGCCATGATCAACATGGCGGTCATGGTCGGCTTGATGCCGTTTGCAGGGAACGCACTGCCGTTCATCAGCGCCGGCGGCTCGAACCTTGTCTCGACGTTATGCGCCATCGGGATCGTTTTGAATATCTCTCGGCAAAGCGGAGAGAACGTAACTCTTGAAGAAAACGAATGGAGGTCTTTCGGTGCGGTTATTGATTTGCGCCGGGGGAACGGGAGGCGGGGTGTATCCCGCCCTCGCCGTTCACAGCGCGCTAACGGCTAAGATCGCCGATGTGGATACGCTCTGGGTGGGGGGCAGGGGCGACATGGAGGAAACCCTTGTGAAACGACAAGGCATTGCCTTCGAGAGCGTTCCAGCGGCTGGAGTCCACGGTGTGGACCTTGCCAGCCTGCCGCGTAACCTCGCGTTGCTGGCGCAAGGTGTCGTTGCCGCA contains the following coding sequences:
- a CDS encoding putative peptidoglycan glycosyltransferase FtsW, encoding MGSRTFVNDRFRFSLTKNIGRGLDMPLLLIVIALAVFGLIMLYSASFDFSFNAYGSSTYMFARQLRWLGVGAVAAFALSLFDYHLWRKLIVFAMLGTIGLLVAVLFVNEIRLGASRTLFEGSYQPSELAKLMAVIYLSVWLYAKRQNLHFVSFGLIPLGVILGIIGGLIYLQPDLSAAGTVLILGGLLFFLAGADMKQIVFLLALALVIGWLVVQFSATGRDRVDSFVAGFQDPINASYHVRRSFEAIIKGGIFGVGLGQADTKLTGLPFAPTDSIFAVVAEELGLFGSVMLIALYGALIWRGLVVARRAPDMLGTLLASGIIFWIGIEAMINMAVMVGLMPFAGNALPFISAGGSNLVSTLCAIGIVLNISRQSGENVTLEENEWRSFGAVIDLRRGNGRRGVSRPRRSQRANG